A stretch of the Leptidea sinapis chromosome 5, ilLepSina1.1, whole genome shotgun sequence genome encodes the following:
- the LOC126980141 gene encoding SURP and G-patch domain-containing protein 1-like isoform X1 has product MIHFKDGKNKTSALTTRWAQMSKQEQIIEKKKMEIQAKLEAQKQAALLAAQAKLTKPIDKEDSNSANIFSNDGSFMSQYKSLLEKQKREREEKELKEKMEAHEAEIKTKNKERHELASTEDQHYQSIETQSPNEKRPRDRQRRWTDRGKNLSHSPSTPVIEDRIKMVDNKNIPSLMQVPVMPPDPPTPPSNFNQWIHDDHDQSLDSKDSNPNDDSPDSNLPSHGPMVPLGFGPMGPRSMGPGPMGPGPMGPGPMGSGPMGPGPMGPMGPGPMGPGPMGLRPMGPGPMGPRPMGPGPMGQRPLGPGPMMGPGGPMPPFMGGPPNFQMPPNFMGPNNQGPNGASGPQGPRGFGPMPPNMCGPGPNGPMPPFFPPFPNPQMMRPNGPPNPNDGNMPFRGSRPPFGPNGPNFGSNGNHPPMSAPPNIPFMPPNSMQTMSESQKTDTGIMPQPETMKIHNLPPPMQVNTIPKPNDMDLANVAQSNSSQVFSADRMPPSVQRAAFEVANNGDHWENVLKSMHSQDQNLWFLHNTNSKEYKAFIDLVQQMRNDGVGNKNSEVKPEDKYEPEFSLEDDDSNDTKHYRQGNRDSFQDSKQGFGYIANIKSEYTSSQSDEDNEVKRERRKRKKSRWGDDPPVTNIKPPGVLAELPPPLPGAKLAKIDGEGLKLTTVNKNNPALMQYAMTNYGTTNLSAEDWKKCEDNFKLNLLYQDMLKKREQVEKLAAAGRHKYEYDSDEDTSEGTWEHRLRAKEMNATERWADELTKQAAGKHHIGDFLPPEELKKFMENYSAVKSGKEPDLSDYKEYKLKEDNLGFQMLQKLGWSEGQGLGAEGTGIVDPINKGNMPVANLGLGAASGDMVSSQDDEFDAYRKRMMLAYRFRPNPLNNPRRPYY; this is encoded by the exons ATGATTCATTTTAAGGACGGGAAAAATAAAACTTCGGCCTTAACCACAAGATGGGCCCAAATGTCCAAACAAGAACAAATTATAGAGAAGAAGAAGATGGAGATCCAGGCAAAGTTGGAAGCCCAAAAGCAAGCTGCTTTATTAGCAGCTCAGGCAAAACTCACCAA gccAATTGACAAAGAAGACTCTAATTCTGCAAATATTTTTTCGAATGATGGCAGCTTTATGAGCCAGTACAAATCTcttcttgaaaaacaaaagaGGGAACGAGAGGAGAAAGAACTTAAGGAAAAAATGGAGGCACATGAAGCtgaaattaaaactaagaaTAAAGAGAGACATGAACTTGCCTCGACAGAAGATCAACATTATCAGTCAATTGAAACACAAAGTCCAAACGAAAAAAGACCaag AGATAGACAAAGAAGATGGACGGATAGAGGCAAGAATTTATCCCACAGCCCATCTACACCAGTAATAGAAGACCGAATAAAAATGGTggacaataaaaatattccttCACTTATGCAAGTCCCAGTCATGCCTCCTGATCCACCAACTCCACCTTCAAATTTTAATCAGTGGATTCATGATGACCATGACCAATCACTTGACTCAAAGGATAGCAATCCCAATGATGATAGTCCAGATTCTAATTTACCATCACATGGTCCTATGGTTCCATTAGGTTTTGGTCCGATGGGACCCAGGTCAATGGGTCCTGGTCCGATGGGTCCTGGTCCAATGGGTCCTGGTCCAATGGGTTCTGGTCCAATGGGTCCTGGTCCAATGGGCCCTATGGGCCCTGGTCCAATGGGTCCTGGTCCTATGGGGCTTAGACCAATGGGACCTGGCCCTATGGGGCCTAGACCAATGGGACCTGGCCCTATGGGGCAACGGCCATTGGGACCTGGTCCAATGATGGGACCTGGTGGTCCAATGCCACCTTTTATGGGTGGTCCACCCAACTTTCAGATGCCTCCTAATTTTATGGGTCCTAATAACCAAGGGCCTAATGGTGCCAGTGGACCGCAAGGACCAAGAGGGTTTGGTCCAATGCCTCCGAATATGTGTGGACCGGGTCCTAATGGACCAATGCCGCCATTTTTCCCACCATTCCCAAATCCGCAAATGATGAGGCCAAATGGTCCCCCCAATCCTAATGACGGCAACATGCCATTTAGGGGTTCTAGACCCCCGTTTGGCCCTAATGGTCCTAATTTTGGTTCAAATGGCAATCATCCTCCAATGAGCGCACCTCCAAATATACCATTTATGCCTCCAAATTCAATGCAAACAATGTCCGAATCACAAAAAACTGATACTGGTATCATGCCACAACCTGAAACAATGAAAATTCATAATTTACCACCCCCAATGCAAGTGAATACTATACCTAAACCTAATGACATGGATTTGGCCAATGTAGCACAATCAAATTCATCACAAG TTTTCTCTGCAGATCGGATGCCGCCTTCAGTCCAGCGTGCAGCTTTCGAGGTGGCCAACAACGGAGACCACTGGGAAAATGTCCTGAAATCTATGCACTCCCAAGATCAAAATTTGTG GTTTCTGCATAATACTAATTCGAAAGAGTACAAGGCATTCATTGATCTTGTACAGCAAATGCGCAATGATGGTGTTGGAAACAAAAACTCTGAAGTTAAACCGGAAGATAAATATGAACCAGAATTTAGTTTGGAGGATGATGATAGCAATGATACAAAACATTATAGACAAGGGAACAGAGACAG CTTTCAGGATTCAAAACAAGGTTTTGGTTACATAGCCAATATAAAGAGTGAGTACACAAGTTCTCAGAGTGATGAAGACAATGAAGTTAAGAGAGAACGAAGGAAGAGGAAGAAGTCAAGATGGGGTGATGACCCACCAGTTACAAATATCAAACCACCCGGTGTGCTTGCAGAATTGCCTCCACCATTGCCAG GCGCAAAATTAGCTAAAATAGATGGAGAAGGACTCAAGCTGACAACGGTGAATAAGAATAATCCTGCCCTCATGCAATATGCGATGACCAATTACGGGACAACGAACCTAAGTGCTGAGGACTGGAAGAAGTGTGAAGATAATTTCAAATTGAACTTGCTGTATCAG GACATGTTAAAGAAAAGGGAGCAAGTGGAAAAGTTAGCGGCAGCAGGACGGCACAAGTATGAATATGATAGTGACGAGGACACCTCCGAAGGCACATGGGAGCATAG GTTGCGTGCAAAGGAAATGAACGCGACAGAACGCTGGGCTGATGAGTTGACTAAGCAAGCGGCTGGCAAGCATCACATCGGGGACTTCTTACCTCCTGAGGAActtaaaaa GTTTATGGAGAACTATTCGGCAGTGAAGAGTGGGAAAGAGCCAGACTTGAGCGACTACAAGGAGTACAAATTGAAAGAAGATAATCTTG
- the LOC126980141 gene encoding basic proline-rich protein-like isoform X2 encodes MIHFKDGKNKTSALTTRWAQMSKQEQIIEKKKMEIQAKLEAQKQAALLAAQAKLTKPIDKEDSNSANIFSNDGSFMSQYKSLLEKQKREREEKELKEKMEAHEAEIKTKNKERHELASTEDQHYQSIETQSPNEKRPRDRQRRWTDRGKNLSHSPSTPVIEDRIKMVDNKNIPSLMQVPVMPPDPPTPPSNFNQWIHDDHDQSLDSKDSNPNDDSPDSNLPSHGPMVPLGFGPMGPRSMGPGPMGPGPMGPGPMGSGPMGPGPMGPMGPGPMGPGPMGLRPMGPGPMGPRPMGPGPMGQRPLGPGPMMGPGGPMPPFMGGPPNFQMPPNFMGPNNQGPNGASGPQGPRGFGPMPPNMCGPGPNGPMPPFFPPFPNPQMMRPNGPPNPNDGNMPFRGSRPPFGPNGPNFGSNGNHPPMSAPPNIPFMPPNSMQTMSESQKTDTGIMPQPETMKIHNLPPPMQVNTIPKPNDMDLANVAQSNSSQGFCIILIRKSTRHSLILYSKCAMMVLETKTLKLNRKINMNQNLVWRMMIAMIQNIIDKGTETAFRIQNKVLVT; translated from the exons ATGATTCATTTTAAGGACGGGAAAAATAAAACTTCGGCCTTAACCACAAGATGGGCCCAAATGTCCAAACAAGAACAAATTATAGAGAAGAAGAAGATGGAGATCCAGGCAAAGTTGGAAGCCCAAAAGCAAGCTGCTTTATTAGCAGCTCAGGCAAAACTCACCAA gccAATTGACAAAGAAGACTCTAATTCTGCAAATATTTTTTCGAATGATGGCAGCTTTATGAGCCAGTACAAATCTcttcttgaaaaacaaaagaGGGAACGAGAGGAGAAAGAACTTAAGGAAAAAATGGAGGCACATGAAGCtgaaattaaaactaagaaTAAAGAGAGACATGAACTTGCCTCGACAGAAGATCAACATTATCAGTCAATTGAAACACAAAGTCCAAACGAAAAAAGACCaag AGATAGACAAAGAAGATGGACGGATAGAGGCAAGAATTTATCCCACAGCCCATCTACACCAGTAATAGAAGACCGAATAAAAATGGTggacaataaaaatattccttCACTTATGCAAGTCCCAGTCATGCCTCCTGATCCACCAACTCCACCTTCAAATTTTAATCAGTGGATTCATGATGACCATGACCAATCACTTGACTCAAAGGATAGCAATCCCAATGATGATAGTCCAGATTCTAATTTACCATCACATGGTCCTATGGTTCCATTAGGTTTTGGTCCGATGGGACCCAGGTCAATGGGTCCTGGTCCGATGGGTCCTGGTCCAATGGGTCCTGGTCCAATGGGTTCTGGTCCAATGGGTCCTGGTCCAATGGGCCCTATGGGCCCTGGTCCAATGGGTCCTGGTCCTATGGGGCTTAGACCAATGGGACCTGGCCCTATGGGGCCTAGACCAATGGGACCTGGCCCTATGGGGCAACGGCCATTGGGACCTGGTCCAATGATGGGACCTGGTGGTCCAATGCCACCTTTTATGGGTGGTCCACCCAACTTTCAGATGCCTCCTAATTTTATGGGTCCTAATAACCAAGGGCCTAATGGTGCCAGTGGACCGCAAGGACCAAGAGGGTTTGGTCCAATGCCTCCGAATATGTGTGGACCGGGTCCTAATGGACCAATGCCGCCATTTTTCCCACCATTCCCAAATCCGCAAATGATGAGGCCAAATGGTCCCCCCAATCCTAATGACGGCAACATGCCATTTAGGGGTTCTAGACCCCCGTTTGGCCCTAATGGTCCTAATTTTGGTTCAAATGGCAATCATCCTCCAATGAGCGCACCTCCAAATATACCATTTATGCCTCCAAATTCAATGCAAACAATGTCCGAATCACAAAAAACTGATACTGGTATCATGCCACAACCTGAAACAATGAAAATTCATAATTTACCACCCCCAATGCAAGTGAATACTATACCTAAACCTAATGACATGGATTTGGCCAATGTAGCACAATCAAATTCATCACAAG GTTTCTGCATAATACTAATTCGAAAGAGTACAAGGCATTCATTGATCTTGTACAGCAAATGCGCAATGATGGTGTTGGAAACAAAAACTCTGAAGTTAAACCGGAAGATAAATATGAACCAGAATTTAGTTTGGAGGATGATGATAGCAATGATACAAAACATTATAGACAAGGGAACAGAGACAG CTTTCAGGATTCAAAACAAGGTTTTGGTTACATAG